TAAGCGCGCGTTTATAATTCTCGGTAAAGAAGTAGGCCGCAAGCCCGTAAGGGGTGCCGTTTGCAATGGTGATCGCATCATCAAGATCGTAATAACGATAGACCGGCGCCACAGGGCCAAAGGTCTCTTCGTGCATAATATCCATCTCAAGCGTCACATCACCTAAAATAGTGGGGCGGACGAAAAAGGTCTCTTTGTCAAAATCGGCAATGCCACTTCCGCCAAGGAGCACATTTGCCCCTTTAGTCACGGCATCTTCGATCTGATCCATAATTTTGCCGTATCCTTTTTGATTGATCACAGGGCCAATATCGGTATCGCTTTCGAGCCCATTGCCAAGATTGAGCTTCGCCGCTTCCTCAGTAAAACGCTCACAAAATTCATCATAGCGTGCGGCGTGGACAATAAAGCGATTGGCGCAGACACAGGTTTGCCCCGCGTTACGGAATTTCGAGGCGATCGCTTGCGGAATCACAAGATCCATGTCGGCATCTTCACAGATAATAAACGGCGCGTGGCCACCGAGCTCCATAGTGATATGTTTCACGCTGTCGGCACTGTTTTTCATCAGCAGTTTTCCAACGTGTGTCGAGCCGGTAAAGGTGATTTTACGAATGCGCGCGTGTGAGGTGAAAATCTCGCCAATTCGCGGACCATCACCATTGACGCATTGGATTAAATTAAACGGAAAGCCGGCTTGATGGGCAAGTTCAATCAGGCGAATGGTCGTAAGCGGTGTCTCTTCCGCCGGTTTGACGATAAATGCGCATCCTGCAGCAATGGCAGGAGCGGCTTTACGGGTCATCATCGCAGCAGGGAAGTTCCACGGAGTAATCGCCGCGACAAGCCCAATCCCTTGCT
The window above is part of the Ignatzschineria sp. RMDPL8A genome. Proteins encoded here:
- a CDS encoding NAD-dependent succinate-semialdehyde dehydrogenase codes for the protein MSTFTVYNPATGAAIKDVPIDTNEQVEAKINAGFEAFLDWRDTTAYERAELLHKWADAIMAEKSSIARTMTEENGKPLTESLGEVNYAVSYIRWYAEEAKRLYGRTIPAGSRDKRLLVTQQGIGLVAAITPWNFPAAMMTRKAAPAIAAGCAFIVKPAEETPLTTIRLIELAHQAGFPFNLIQCVNGDGPRIGEIFTSHARIRKITFTGSTHVGKLLMKNSADSVKHITMELGGHAPFIICEDADMDLVIPQAIASKFRNAGQTCVCANRFIVHAARYDEFCERFTEEAAKLNLGNGLESDTDIGPVINQKGYGKIMDQIEDAVTKGANVLLGGSGIADFDKETFFVRPTILGDVTLEMDIMHEETFGPVAPVYRYYDLDDAITIANGTPYGLAAYFFTENYKRALKLHKALDFGIVGWNDGLPSTAQAPFGGMKESGIGREGGVEGIEAYLETKYLSIGGLTE